From Vitis vinifera cultivar Pinot Noir 40024 chromosome 14, ASM3070453v1, a single genomic window includes:
- the LOC100264470 gene encoding probable L-type lectin-domain containing receptor kinase VI.1 yields MDESILHTHKWQRTKCLKLLFVVYIFIVIGAVNFAVCHPSASDCILDFQSLSSSSSSCEEGDWGSFLNKGCCGAAFGGYLYSLGKHANETGKVYLNSTEQRNCLTSMKRFEADAVSCGIEKLTSGTGGCSDFFVFDVTEKLGDEFRSLEENCKFVSPDGEWDQSCSSCVTSWEDIRGIHSTLKDETDVCRFAVLVSLISSRTEDESWFGKIYTCLREQDIDKGHFHFQSNTRSSGRDETSRSHTKFKISTGESASTIISSHHILDGLFFSINYGEFLHAYRFMVSDRRSHSDGFDNNHWYMVLVKEMVYIVILFIHLTALKAVAPEGPGCMKISIKEVYSATNNLNEKNIIGEGTAGKVYRGILQNNQHVAVKHIINDNHMETFVREITSLSHIKHPNLVALLGYCEVEDECFLVYELCPDGNLSEWLFGKDKVLSWIQRLEIAIDSAQGLLFLHTYPAGCIVHRDIKPTNILLGANFEAKLSDFGLSKVIDQGESHVSSEVRGTFGYMDPEYQSNHHVNPSGDVYSFGIVLLQILSGKKVINLNLKKPMSLDKMAKILTKDGSITEFVDPKLDGEYSAEAFDLILKLALSCTSLKQQRPSMEQVVLRLEKALEISTMAKACTPQLTPNRLSSGEKRFLDEIHCYNNILFDST; encoded by the exons ATGGATGAATCCATCTTGCATACTCATAAATGGCAGAGGACTAAGTGTCTGAAATTGCTCTttgttgtatatatttttattgtgatCGGTGCTGTAAATTTTGCAGTTTGTCATCCTTCTGCAAGTGACTGCATACTTGATTTTCAGTCTTTGTCATCCTCATCTTCAAGCTGTGAAGAGGGTGATTGGGGAAGTTTTCTAAACAAGGGCTGCTGTGGAGCAGCTTTTGGTGGATATCTCTATTCACTGGGGAAGCATGCAAATGAAACAGGGAAAGTATACTTGAATTCCACTGAACAGAGGAATTGCTTGACTTCAATGAAACGTTTTGAGGCAGATGCTGTCAGTTGTGGAATTGAGAAGCTAACAAGTGGTACTGGGGGCTGTTCTGActtctttgtctttgatgtCACTGAAAAGTTGGGAGATGAATTTAGGAGTTTGGAGGAAAATTGCAAATTTGTGAGTCCTGATGGAGAATGGGATCAATCATGTAGTTCTTGTGTGACGAGTTGGGAAGACATAAGAGGAATACACTCCACTTTGAAGGATGAAACTGATGTTTGTAGGTTTGCAGTGCTGGTATCACTAATAAGCAGCAGAACTGAAGATGAGTCATGGTTTGGAAAAATTTACACATGCCTCAGGGAGCAGGACATTGACAAAG GTCATTTCCATTTTCAATCAAATACGCGGTCCTCTGGACGGGATGAAACATCAAGGAGTCATACAAAGTTTAAAATTAGCACAGGTGAGTCTGCATCCACCATCATATCATCACATCATATCTTAGATGGTTTGTTCTTTTCAATTAACTATGGAGAATTTTTACACGCGTACAGGTTTATGGTTTCTGATAGGAGGTCTCATAGCGATGGCTTTGATAATAACCATTGGTATATGGTTCTTGTTAAGGAGATGGT gtatatagtGATTCTGTTTATTCATTTGACAGCATTAAAAGCCGTGGCACCAGAGGGGCCTGGTTGTATGAAAATCTCAATCAAGGAGGTCTACTCTGCCACAAACAATCTAAATGAGAAGAACATCATTGGTGAAGGAACAGCAG GAAAGGTATACAGAGGCATACTACAAAACAATCAACATGTTGCAGTCAAGCACATCATCAATGACAATCATATGGAGACCTTTGTCAGGGAGATCACAAGCTTATCACACATCAAACATCCAAATCTTGTGGCCTTACTGGGTTATTGTGAAGTAGAAGATGAGTGCTTCCTTGTTTATGAACTATGTCCCGATGGAAACCTCTCAGAGTGGCTTTTTG GGAAGGATAAAGTCCTGTCTTGGATTCAAAGGCTTGAGATTGCAATCGACAGTGCTCAAGGTCTTCTTTTCCTCCACACATATCCAGCAGGATGCATTGTTCACCGTGATATCAAG CCAACAAACATTCTTCTTGGAGCAAACTTTGAAGCCAAGCTGTCTGACTTTGGATTGTCCAAGGTTATTGACCAGGGTGAATCCCATGTTAGCTCAGAAGTCAGAGGAACTTTTGGCTATATGGATCCTGAGTACCAATCCAACCACCATGTCAACCCATCTGGTGATGTATACAGCTTTGGGATAGTGCTTCTTCAAATCCTCTCAGGGAAGAAAGTTATAAATCTGAATCTGAAGAAACCAATGTCTTTagataaaatg GCCAAAATCCTTACAAAAGATGGAAGCATAACAGAATTTGTAGATCCTAAACTTGATGGGGAGTACTCAGCAGAAGCTTTTGACCTGATACTTAAGCTTGCTCTCTCATGCACATCGCTTAAGCAACAACGGCCATCTATGGAACAAGTTGTTCTGAGGTTAGAAAAGGCCCTTGAAATCTCAACTATGGCAAAGGCTTGTACACCTCAACTGACACCAAATCGTCTATCATCtggagaaaagagatttctcGACGAGATTCATTGTTACAATAATATCTTGTTTGACAGTACATGA
- the LOC100259296 gene encoding aldehyde dehydrogenase family 2 member B7, mitochondrial, producing the protein MAAPRIFSLLSASSTAASLRSFGRYSRWGRGSSRFSTAVATEEEPITPPVQIDYTQLLINGRFVDAASGKTFPTLDPRTGDVIAHVAEGEAEDINRAVSAARKAFDEGPWPKMTPYERSCILFRFADLLEKHCSEIAALESWDNGKPYEQAANVEIPMVIRVFRYYAGWADKIHGLTVPADGLHHVQTLHEPIGVAGQIIPWNFPLLLYGWKVGPALACGNTIVLKTAEQTPLSALYASKLLYEAGLPPGVLNVVSGFGPTAGAALSSHMDVDKLAFTGSTGTGKIVLGLAAKSNLKPVTLELGGKSPFIVCEDADVDKAVELSHTALFYNQGQSCCSGSRTFVHESIYDEFIEKAKARALKRVVGDPFKKGVEQGPQIDSQQFNKILGYIKSGIEAGATLEAGGEKFSSKGYYIQPTVFSNVHDNMLIAKEEIFGPVQSILKFKDLDEVIRRANATHYGLAAGIFTQNLDTANTLTRALRVGTVWINCFFVFDAAIPFGGRKMSGHGREKGIYGLSNYMQVKAVVTPLKNPAWL; encoded by the exons ATGGCTGCTCCCAGGATATTTTCTCTGCTCTCTGCTTCTTCCACTGCTGCTTCTTTACGTTCTTTTG GTCGGTATTCTAGATGGGGTAGAGGCAGTAGCCGGTTTAGCACAGCTGTTGCAACTGAGGAGGAACCGATAACTCCACCAGTTCAAATAGATTATACTCAGCTCCTCATCAATGGAAGATTCGTTGATGCGGCATCGG GGAAAACCTTTCCAACTTTGGATCCAAGAACAGGGGATGTGATTGCTCATGTTGCTGAAGGTGAGGCTGAAGATATAAACAGGGCAGTCTCTGCTGCTCGCAAAGCATTTGATGAGGGACCATGGCCAAAGATGACCCCTTAT GAAAGATCATGCATACTTTTTCGCTTTGCTGATTTGCTTGAAAAGCACTGTAGTGAAATTGCAGCCCTTGAATCATGGGATAATGGAAAGCCTTATGAACAAGCTGCAAATGTTGAAATACCAATGGTGATTCGCGTATTTCGATATTATGCTG GCTGGGCAGATAAGATTCATGGTCTCACAGTTCCTGCTGATGGGCTGCACCATGTCCAAACCCTCCATGAACCCATTGGTGTTGCAGGGCAGATTATTCCTTGGAACTTTCCTCTATTATTGTATGGTTGGAAGGTTGGGCCCGCATTAGCATGTGGTAACACTATTGTATTAAAGACTGCAGAGCAGACACCATTATCTGCCCTCTATGCGTCCAAGCTGTTATATGAG GCTGGACTCCCTCCTGGTGTTTTAAATGTGGTTTCCGGATTTGGTCCTACAGCTGGGGCCGCTCTTTCTAGTCATATGGATGTGGACAAG CTTGCTTTCACAGGGTCAACTGGCACTGGTAAGATTGTACTTGGATTGGCTGCAAAGAGCAATCTTAAGCCAGTGACTTTAGAACTTGGAGGAAAATCTCCCTTCATTGTGTGTGAGGATGCTGATGTTGATAAGGCTGTTGAGCTTTCACACACTGCTCTGTTCTATAATCAG GGACAGTCTTGCTGTTCTGGGTCACGCACATTTGTACACGAAAGCATATATGATGAGTTTATAGAGAAAGCAAAGGCACGTGCTCTGAAACGTGTAGTTGGTGATCCTTTCAAGAAGGGGGTTGAACAAGGACCCCAG ATTGATTCTCAGCAATTCAACAAGATCCTTGGTTACATAAAATCTGGTATTGAAGCTGGTGCAACTCTTGAAGCTGGAGGTGAAAAATTCAGCTCCAAAGGCTACTATATTCAACCCACTGTCTTCTCAAATGTCCAT GATAATATGTTGATAGCAAAAGAAGAGATCTTTGGCCCAGTGCAGTCCATCTTGAAATTCAA GGATCTTGATGAGGTGATCCGAAGGGCAAACGCTACTCACTATGGGCTGGCTGCTGGAATTTTCACTCAGAATCTAGACACTGCCAATACTCTGACTCGAGCTTTGAGAGTTGGGACAGTATGGATTAACTGCttttttgtctttgatgctGCAATTCCTTTTGGTGGGAGGAAGATGAGTGGGCATGGCAGAGAAAAGGGAATTTATGGCCTTAGTAACTACATGCAAGTTAAGGCTGTTGTTACGCCTTTGAAAAACCCGGCTTGGTTATAA
- the LOC100254180 gene encoding cyclic nucleotide-gated ion channel 18, with amino-acid sequence MNTAILTPASKFRPFRRRPSYAPITSDLNPYHILWRYQILEPDGDIVTYWNHVFLVTSLISLFLDPLYFFLPSVGGPACLTSDTSLGIVVTFFRTVSDLFYLLHMVMKFRTAFVAPSSRGLGRGELVMDAHTIAMRYLKSDFIIDLAATLPLPQIVIWLVIPATKKDRADQTNNTLALIVLIQYVPRLFLIFPLNRRIIKTTGVVAKTAWAGAAYNLLLYMLASHVLGASWYLLSMGRQHACWKAECAKESAAGISFCLPSFLDCKSLELEERQYWMNATRVVANCDARGHDTEFKFGMFADAFTNDVASSKFIEKYLYCLWWGLKNLSSYGQTLETSIYIGETTFCIVICIGGLVLFSQLIGNMQTYLQSMTVRLEEWRVKRRDTEEWMRHRQLPPALQERVHRFVQYKWLATRGVHEESILHWLPLDLRREIQRHLCLGLVRRVPFFAQMDDQLLDAICERLTSSLSTEGTYIFREGDPVNEMLFIIRGQLESSTTNGGRSGFFNSITLRPGDFCGEELLTWALMPNPSINLPSSTRTVRSLCEVEAFALTAEDLKFVASQFRRLHNKKLQHAFRYYSQQWRTWGTCYLQDAWRRYKKRKLAKELARQESYNYMLIPDQEYNLSDEPSDGNFVVGRDESALTDNPNNVQHLGATILASKFAANTRRGVAQEVRVVEPAAPSLKMPRLLKPDEPDFSVGHEDV; translated from the exons ATGAATACAGCAATTCTCACGCCGGCCTCCAAGTTCCGCCCCTTCCGGCGACGACCCTCCTACGCGCCCATCACCTCCGACCTCAACCCCTACCACATTCTCTGGCGCTACCAAATTCTCGAGCCCGACGGCGACATCGTCACTTATTGGAACCACGTCTTCCTCGTCACCTCTCTCATTTCCCTTTTCCTCGACCCTCTCTACTTCTTCCTCCCCTCCGTCGGCGGTCCTGCCTGCCTCACCAGTGACACCAGCCTCGGCATTGTTGTTACCTTCTTCCGTACTGTTTCCGATCTCTTTTACTTGCTGCATATGGTGATGAAGTTTCGGACTGCTTTCGTGGCTCCCAGTTCGAGAGGCCTTGGTCGCGGTGAGCTGGTTATGGATGCTCACACGATCGCTATGCGTTACTTGAAGTCtgattttattattgatttagcTGCCACTCTACCGCTTCCTCAG ATTGTCATCTGGTTGGTAATACCTGCAACAAAAAAAGACAGAGCAGATCAGACCAACAACACTCTTGCTCTCATTGTACTCATTCAATATGTTCCTAGACTGTTCCTTATTTTCCCTTTGAATCGGCGGATCATAAAAACTACAGGAGTTGTTGCTAAGACTGCTTGGGCAGGAGCTGCTTACAATCTCCTTCTTTACATGCTAGCCAGTCAT GTATTAGGAGCTTCTTGGTATCTATTGTCCATGGGCCGACAGCACGCCTGCTGGAAAGCAGAGTGTGCAAAAGAAAGTGCAGCAGGAATTTCATTTTGTCTCCCTAGTTTTCTGGACTGTAAAAGTTTGGAACTAGAAGAACGGCAGTATTGGATGAATGCTACTCGAGTAGTTGCTAATTGTGATGCTAGAGGGCATGATACAGAATTTAAGTTTGGAATGTTTGCAGATGCTTTTACTAATGATGTTGCTTCATCAAAATTTATTGAGAAATACTTGTATTGCCTCTGGTGgggattaaaaaatttaag TTCATATGGACAGACTTTGGAAACAAGCATTTATATTGGCGAGACAACATTTTGCATTGTTATATGCATTGGGGGTTTAGTTCTATTTTCACAGTTGATTGGAAACATGCAG ACCTATTTGCAATCTATGACGGTAAGACTTGAAGAATGGAGGGTTAAGCGAAGAGATACAGAGGAGTGGATGAGGCACCGTCAATTGCCTCCAGCTTTGCAAGAACGGGTACATCGGTTTGTGCAGTACAAATGGCTTGCAACAAGAGGAGTTCATGAAGAATCAATTTTGCATTGGTTGCCCCTGGATCTCCGTCGTGAAATACAAAGGCACCTATGTCTTGGCCTTGTCCGCCGT GTGCCTTTCTTTGCACAAATGGATGACCAGCTTCTTGATGCCATTTGCGAACGCCTCACCTCATCCTTGAGTACTGAAGGCACCTATATCTTTCGAGAGGGTGATCCAGTAAATGAGATGCTGTTTATCATTAGAGGACAACTGGAGAGCTCCACAACCAATGGGGGAAGATCAGGATTCTTCAACTCCATCACCCTTAGACCTGGTGACTTCTGTGGCGAGGAATTACTGACATGGGCCTTAATGCCTAACCCGAGCATAAACTTGCCGTCTTCTACTCGAACTGTAAGGTCTCTTTGTGAAGTTGAAGCTTTTGCACTAACAGCTGAAGACCTCAAATTTGTTGCAAGTCAGTTCAGGCGACTTCACAACAAGAAACTCCAGCATGCCTTCAGGTACTATTCTCAACAATGGAGGACATGGGGTACTTGCTATTTACAAGATGCTTGGAGAAGATATAAAAAGAGAAAGCTGGCAAAGGAGTTGGCTAGACAAGAGAGCTACAACTATATGCTGATCCCTGATCAAGAGTATAATCTCAGTGATGAGCCATCAGATGGAAATTTTGTGGTTGGAAGAGACGAGAGCGCATTAACAGACAATCCAAACAATGTTCAACATCTTGGTGCCACGATTTTAGCTTCAAAATTTGCTGCAAATACAAGAAGAGGGGTTGCTCAGGAGGTTCGGGTGGTAGAGCCTGCTGCTCCTAGCTTGAAGATGCCCCGGCTGCTAAAGCCAGATGAACCTGATTTTTCTGTAGGCCATGAGGATGTTTAG